A single window of Blastocatellia bacterium DNA harbors:
- the rplC gene encoding 50S ribosomal protein L3 (binds directly near the 3' end of the 23S rRNA, where it nucleates assembly of the 50S subunit; essential for peptidyltransferase activity; mutations in this gene confer resistance to tiamulin) — GGPKSHGSMFHRAPGSIGASSYPSRVWPGARMTGHMGMQRVTVRNLRVVRVVPEKHLLLVAGSVPGPPGGYLLIRKAR, encoded by the coding sequence GGCGGGCCGAAATCGCACGGTTCGATGTTCCATCGCGCCCCGGGATCAATTGGAGCATCATCTTATCCCTCGCGGGTCTGGCCGGGGGCGCGCATGACCGGGCACATGGGAATGCAACGGGTCACGGTGAGAAATTTGCGCGTCGTGCGCGTGGTGCCGGAGAAACATCTGTTGCTTGTGGCCGGGAGTGTTCCCGGTCCGCCCGGAGGCTAT